The DNA region GAGTTGGTGTAGGAGTTGGCGTTGGCGTGGGTGTTTCTGTGGGCGCTGGTGTTTCTGTGGGCGTTGGTGTTGGCGATGGGGGAGGGGCAGGATTTTCTACTGTGATGCTGAGTTGATAATCTACTGGTTTCGATGCTGTGGAAACCACGACAAACTCGTAAAATCCGTTTTCTGGTAATTTAGTTGACAAACTTCGCTGGCTAGAATCTTCTAAAAATCTAATTTTGCCAGAGGGTGAATAGACTCTAACACTGGCAAAATTGAAAGCAACAATTGGCGTACTTCCGCCTCTGTAAAGCGCAAACCCTGTTGTAGTCGGGTATTTAACAACGAATTGTAAGTTTCCCCTTCCACATAATCTTGCACCAAAAACAGATATTCTTTCCCCCCTAAGTTCATCCGAAGCAGTTCCCGGAAGCGGGGAATTTGGGGATGTTGCAGTTTATAGAGAACACTCGCTTCTCTCTCAAACAGTTCTTCAGCTTTTTGGACAACGTAGGCGGTTTGAACTTGGGGGGAGAATTCTTTTAAAACACAAAGTTCGCGGAAACGATTGACATCTTCAGCTAAATAAGTGCGTCCAAAACCACCTTGGCCAATTTGACGCACAATCACATAGCGATCGCCTAAAGTTAGTCCCGGTTGGATACTATAACTTATGGGTGTATCCAACAACTTTTCACCACACTGGAGACAAAAGCGACTACCTGGGGAATTTTCATGTCCTTGAGAACAATATANNNNNNNNNNNNNNNNNNNNNNNNNNNNNNNNNNNNNNNNNNNNNNNNNNNNNNNNNNNNNNNNNNNNNNNNNNNNNNNNNNNNNNNNNNNNNNNNNNNNNNNNNNNNNNNNNNNNNNNNNNNNNNNNNNNNNNNNNNNNNNNNNNNNNNNNNNNNNNNNNGGGCATTGGGCATTGGGCATTGGGCATTGGGCATTGGGCATTGGGCATTGCTTATGTCTCCCTCATCTCCCTCATCTCCCTCATCTCTCGTTAATTGCCAGATTGTACTTTACTAACTTGATCGGCTGCGATCGCATACCAAATTTGACCGAAAGTCTGTTGATTGAGTTTCCCACGATCCTGATCGGGAAACAACCGATCAAATTTTTCATTTGCGTCTTTGGTTAGCTGATCAATTGTATAGTTCCCAAACTGCCCCGATCGCGCTTGCCGTCTCCATGTTACATAATCTTTTTGACTATATTTACCCAATTTTCGACGAGCTGCTGTACTGAGATTAGCCTGTTCTAGTTTATCTAATAAATCGTCAGCGATACCAGACCATTCATCTCGTAAACCAGCGTCTTCAGATTTAGATGTTAGGCTACGTCCCTTTAATTCTGGTTTTTTTGTATAAAATAAATCATCTACGAAGGGAGTAAAAAATCCTTCAGTTATTTGTAGCTGTTGACGACGACTGATAATTTCCTGAAGATTACTATTTTTTCCTTTGTCGCTGACTGGTTTACCGATTGGATTTGGTAATTGGGGAATTTGCGGTAATGAAATTGATGGAATAGTAATTGAAGTTACGCTCCGAATCACTGCATTTACCACCGCCAAAGTGCCTGCACCAGTTAAGACAATTACAGCTGTTCCCCCTAAACTCATCACAAAAGGACGAATCCAAACAGGCCAAGATATAGGTTTTGCTATCGCTTGCGTTTTGTTCTGGAATCTACTTATAACAGCACTGGCGCGTTGTCTTCCCGGAGCAACTACCATCGTTTTAATCTTGGTAGTAATAGAATTACTTGCAGATTTACTAGCAGCTGGCGATGGTAAATCTTTGAGTATTTGCTCGGCTCGTTGATAGCGATCGCTCGGTTTATAAGCCAGCATCTTTTTGAACACTGCTTCCAGTTGCGGACTAACTCGGATTTCCTTTCCCCACGCCCAAATTCCCTGATAGCTGTCGTATAATTTTTGCGGCTCTTTCCCTGTAAGCAACACCAGTGATGTCACCGCTAAAGAGTAGAAATCACTGCTAAAAAATGCTTTTCCCTGCCGTAGCTGTTCTTCTGGGGCGTAGCCCTTTTTACCTAGCAAAGTGTTATTTCCAACCAACTTGGTGCGCCAAAAACCTTGAGAAGCTGGCAATTGTTTGACACCACCAAAATCAATTAATACTGGTAGATTATCAGAACGTCGCCAAATCAAATTATCAGGAGAGATATCACGGTGAACTACATCTCGTGAGTGGATGTAGGATAACACGGGTAGAATCTGTTGCAGTAAGGTGATTATTTCCTCTTCACTAAAGGTCTTTCCTTGAGTTTTACGCTGTTCTAATAATTGGTAATAATTATCACCATCCACATAATCTTGCACTAAAAAGAAAAAATCTTTAGTGCCTATCTTCACTTGTAGCGAGGCGTGAAAACGGGGAATTTGTGGATGCTGGAGTGTTTTCAGGACATTTGCTTCTCGTTCAAATAACTCTTTAGCTTTTTGTAAATCTTGCTTTTCTTCTACTTGGGGTGCAAATTCCTTGAGCACACAGGTTTGATGAGCTTTATTTCTATCCTCCGCCAAATAGGTGCGTCCAAAGCCACCCTGCCCTAAATGACGGATAATTTGATAGCGATTATCCACCATTTGTCCCACAGCAAGAGGTAATGGTTCACCACAATGGGTACAAAAGCGGTTACTACCATTATTTGTGTGTTGTTTACTGCAATAGAGCTGCATGGTGCCCAAGGATAAATTAAGGTTTTATGGAATGACTACAAGCGCATACTCTCATTTTCGGATATTTTAGGAAATGTTAGGGACTGGGTATTCCTAGATTAAATCCGTGTTGCTGAGAATCATTGGGGTTTTGGGGTATTAGATAACAGCTAAAATACTGGCAGCAAGTAACGGTGTTGGTTCTACTTCAGGATAAACAACAAGCGTCATGAACCAGAAATCAAGACAGCAGCAAGTAATTAAAGCATTTGAAGATTTTTTGTCTACCCCCCTAGAAACGATACTGCAACGGCATCTCAACACTCAAACTTCGACAGCTTTGAGTTTATTTCACGATGTAGCGGCTAATGTACCTGCCTACAAGGCTTTTTTAGCAGAAAGGGAAATTAATCCCGCGACTATTCAAACCTTAGAGGAGTTTCAGAAACTACCAGCGATCGCTAAACAAAATTATATACTGCGCTATCCTTTGGCTGAGTTGTGCCGCAACGGGCAACTCCAAGCGTGCGATATGATAGCTGCGTCTTCCGGTTCCACTGGTAAACCGACATTTTGGCCTCGTTTTTTCACAGATGAACTCCAAATCGCCACACGCTTTGAACAGATTTTTCACGATAGTTTCTATACAGATACCAGACGTACCCTAGCAGTGATTTGTTTCACTTTGGGCACTTGGGTAGGTGGAATGTTCACCAGCAATTGCTGTCGTTATCTTGCTAGCAAAGGTTATCCCATTACTGTAATTACCCCTGGTAACAATAAAGAAGAAATCTTGCGAGTTGTCCAAGAATTAGGTTCAGCATTTGAACAAGTGGTGTTATTGGGATACCCGCCATTTTTAAAAGATGTGATTGATACTGGTATCGCTTCTGGTGTGGAGTGGCAGCAATATCAAATTAAGTTAGTGATGGCGGGAGAAGTATTTAGTGAAGAATGGCGGAGTTTAGTTGGTGAAAGAGTTGGTTCACAAAATCCTTGTTATGATTTTGCATCACTTTACGGCACTGCGGATGCAGGAGTTTTGGGCAATGAAACACCTTTAAGTATCTGCATTCGCCGTTTTTTGGCAGAAAATCCCGATGCTGCTAGAGCTTTATTTGGGGAATCACGTTTACCCACATTAGTACAATACGATCCTTGCAGTCGCTTTTTTGAAGTTCAAGATGGCGGATTACTGTTTTCAGGAGATAACGGTATTCCCTTAGTGCGTTATGACATCTTGGATACTGGCGGAATAATTAGTTATGATGCCATGCTGCAATTTTTAGCAAAATGGGGATTTGATCCTGTTGCAGCCTTAGAAAACTCCCCACTCCCCACTCCCCACTCTCCTAGAGGTATTCATCAGCTACCTTTTGTTTATGTCTTTGGGCGTTCTAACTTTACAGTTTCTTACTTTGGTGCAAATATCTATCCAGAAAATGTGGCGGTGGGATTAGAGCAACCAAGAATTCAAGAATGGGTGACGGGTAAATTCGTGTTGCAGGTGAAGGAAGATGCAGATAAGAATCGATTTTTATCAGTGGTTGTGGAATTAGGAGCGGGGGTAGAGGGTAGTGAAGATCGAAGAGAAGCGATCGCATCTTCTATTCTTTCACAACTGCTCCGTCTAAATAGCGAGTTTGCTAATTATGTCCCCGCAGAATATCAAACACCACAAGTTACATTAGCCCCAATGGGTGATTTTGAATATTTCCCCATTGGGGTGAAACATCGTTATACCCGTCAATAGAGTTTGGTTTCGCTTTCATCTCCAAAAAGCTGCCGATTAACGCTCAAACTGGATGGAAGTAGAAGGCAGCACCCAGTACAGCATAAGTTGCTAGCAGCAACATCCCCTCTAACCAGTTAGAGCGACCATCCAAACTAATTAAGTTGGCAATGACGACTGCAATGATCACTGCAACAACCTCAAACAAGTTAAAGTTTAAATCCATTGGTTGTCCAATTACCTGCCCAACTAGCACAAGGAGCGGCGCAACCAACAAAGCAACTAGTAGACTCGATCCCATTGCTACAGATACTGACAAATCCATATTATTCTTAATCGCTACTCGGACAGCAGTTACATATTCGGCTGCACCTCCAACTAGTGGTAATAAAATTACTCCGGTAAACAAAGGTGTCAATCCTAGTCCTTTTGTTGCCTCTTCAACTGCACCGACAAAAATCTCAGACACGAACGCTATACCAATCGTTGCCACAAGTAAAACACCAACCCAAAGGCTCAAGTTTGGCTTTGAATATTTATCTTGCTCTGTGGCAGCCTCGTCTTTAGAAACACCTTCTAGTTCTACAACCCCAACATCGTAGAGGTAGCTGTGAGTCTTCAAGGAGAATAACAGCGTAAAACCATAAACTACAATTAAAATAACTGCTACAAAAATCGACAGATTAGTAATAGCGCTTTGCTCGACCACATTAGATGTAGTGATCACCATTGCAGGCAGGACAATTGCAGTTACTGCTAGTGTCATTGTCGAACCATTGACTCGCGCTGCCATTGGCTGAAAAGTCTGCTCTTTATAGCGTAACCCTCCTAGCAACATAGATAGCCCCATTACCAGCAGTAAATTACTGATAATTGCCCCAGTGATGCTGGCTTTAACAATATCTACCAAGCCTGCTTTGAGAGCTACTAGAGCAATAATTAGCTCAGTTGCATTACCAAAGACTGCATTTAACAAGCCTCCGATAGAAGGCCCTAAAACCACAGCAATTTCTTCTGTCGCCTGACTCAGCCAAACTGCTAACGGAATAATTGCAACTGCTGAAAGTCCAAATACTATTAATGCATCCCATTCTAACTTTTCTGCCACAATAGCAATAGGAACGAAAACTAGCAAACCAATTGAAATTAGGTTTTTAGTTTGTATATTTTTGAGTGCGGTTGGCATAAGTATATAACTCTAATAATGATAACTATCGTTTAATTCATTGAAATAATTGCACAATGTAAGCAATTTTCTTTGTCTGTAACACTTACTAAATAACTTACAGTATATAGATTTCTTTTTCCTAAAGAATTTTATCTGCTGCGAAAAACTTTGCTAACTGGCTAAAGATGGATGAGGCTGGTAAATAAATTAATACCTTTGACTGCTGGAATTGCTACTGATCAAAAAAGCGATGCCTGCGGCGGGCTACGCCTACGCATTCCCATTCNNNNNNNNNNNNNNNNNNNNNNNNNNNNNNNNNNNNNNNNNNNNNNNNNNNNNNNNNNNNNNNNNNNNNNNNNNNNNNNNNNNNNNNNNNNNNNNNNNNNNNNNNNNNNNNNNNNNNNNNNNNNNNNNNNNNNNNNNNNNNNNNNNNNNNNNNNNNNNNNNNNNNNNNNNNNNNNNNNNNNNNNNNNNNNNNNNNNNNNNNNNNNNNNNNNNNNNNNNNNNNNNNNNNNNNNNNNNNNNNNNNNNNNNNNNNNNNNNNNNNNNNNNNNNNNNNNNNNNNNNNNNNNNNNNNNNNNNNNNNNNNNNNNNNNNNNNNNNNNNNNNNNNNNNNNNNNNNNNNNNNNNNNNNNNNNNNNNNNNNNNNNNNNNNNNNNNNNNNNNNNNNNNNNNNNNNNNNNNNNNNNNNNNNNNNNNNNNNNNNNNNNNNNNNNNNNNNNNNNNNNNNNNNNNNNGATTCCCATTCTGTTTACAATATCTGTTTTATTAGGGGCGATCGCATTTCCTGGATTTGGATAAATTTACAAAACGCACAAGTACAAGACGCGATTCATCGCGTCTCTACAAGGGGGAATGGGGTGGTTGTTTGCGATGGGCTATGCCCCGCCGTAGGCATCACATTCCTAATTGATTGGGTTATTGATAATATATTGTCTGATTTTATCGAGGGCGAATTCATCACGAATTATGTTGTCATGGAACCTTCCTTGCCATCTAAAACCTTCATAAATTTGATTAATTTCAAATGTACATCGTCCTTTGTACCACCTAACAATTTTAGAAAGGGAATTTTTAGACAACATCGGGTTAAACAACCCAGTAACCCCACCCCGTTGATCATCCCCCCTTGTAGAGACGCGATTCATCGCGTCTTCTTCTTGTATTTGATTCATCACGCCTTCTTCTCGTATTTGATTCATCGCGTCTTCTTCCTGTATTTGATTCATCACGCCTTCTTCTCGTATTTGATTAATAATCAAAATCCCATGAATATGATTAGGCATGACGCAAAACGAATCTATCTGGCAATTAGAAAAATGATTAGGAATCTCGTACCACACTTTCTGAGCAATTTCTCCAATTTGTGATAGCTGCATTTCACCCTGTACAACCTCACCAAAAAAGCATTTTTTACCGTCGGTGCAAATAGTAACGAAATATCCAGCATTACTGGCATAACTCCATGCTGGCAAACGGGTTGAATCAATTCGATATTTACCTTTGTATTTGGGTTTGTTGTTTTTTGGTTGAGGAGCGTAATTATTCATGATTACATCTTTAATTGATACAAAAATTTACGTAATTATTGCTTTGTATTGATGTAATTGCCAACCCAAAAAACTCGGAATTATTCGCGCTATGTAAATGATGGGAAGGAAGAAAACGCGATGAATCGCGTCTCTACAAGGGGCGATCGCAAAAACGATGCCTGCGGCGGGCTATGCCTACGCTTTTTTGCTAATTCTGCAAACATTATTAATTGGCGTAAATGCCGAAAACCGCCTTCAGCAAGGAGACTCACCAATCGAGATTTTAATCTGGATGATTAACTAGTGTATTCCAGTCCTGAAACAAGCCAGCAGTTTCCAAGAAAAACAGAAAAAGAGCCTGTTACCCAAACATCGCCATTCTGAGGATCAATAATATTACAAACCCCTCTTTGCTTGCAGAGAAGGGCTGTAGCTATATCTAAGATTAATCTAATAATAAAAACCTCTCCCTGGTTTTACTACGCAAAACCGTCCCTCTCCGACTCGGAGGGGGACAGACTTGAACTTTAGTTCAAGGCAGGAAGAGGTTAATCAAACTCATGTTTGTTCAGAACACAAGTCCATTCGTCCAGAACACAAGTCCATTCGTCCAGAACACAAGTCCATTCGTCCAGAACACAAGTCCATTCGTCCAGAACACAAGTCCATTCGTCCAGAACACAAGTCCATTCGTTCAGAACACAAGTCCATTCGTTCAGAACACAAGTCCATTCGTTCAGAACACAAGTCCATTCGTCCAGAACACAAGTTTTTTATCGTATAATTACTGAGCTTTTTTCTCACTAGAAGTTTCCAAATGGAATGATTCACCAAGCATCTGGGGAATTCTGGAGGTAGAAATAGAAAATCAAATTAAAACTTTTTAATTTTTTTGAATAATTTTTGCAATCTCTGAATATTATGTGGTATAATTTTAAAAAATTTGTGTAAATTTCTGCTACTTATAAGAAGTTGTTCTCTATTCAAGTATGCTGTTGATTAGCGATTGTAACCAACTTTTTAACGTATCCGCTCAATAAATCGGGGCAAACTACCAGTTCAGGAACGAGTTTACGCATTTGAGCCTTGTTACTGAGCGATTTACCCCGGATTATTGAGCGGTTACAAAACCACTCTAAGTAGAAGATGCGCCATTTATTCGAACTACCTATCTAGGGTTTCTCCCCGGTGGCAGGGCTACTCATAGATGACACCTCTGCCAGCGAATATCTCTGAATCAAACTTATAACCAAGAGGATTGATATGGCAGACATTATTGGAGACAACAGGAATAACACTTTAATTGGTACCTTTGAGAATGACGCTATCCTTGGTCTGGGCGGTGATGATAACCTCTTTGGTCGGGGCGGCAATGATGACCTCTTGGGTGGGACTGGCAATGACTCGCTTAATGGCGAGGACGGCAATGACCTTCTCAATGGTGACGAGGGCGACAACACCCTGCTTGGTGGGTTTGGCGATGATGTCCTCCTTGGTGGATCTGGCAATGACCTGCTTGATGGCGAGCAGGATGACGATCAACTCCTTGGCAGAGGCGGTGACGACACCCTGCTTGGTGGGTTCGGTAATGATGCTTTCCTTGCTGGAGCTGGCAATGACCTTCTCGAAGGCGGGGACGGAAATGACCAACTCGCTGGAGAAGACGGTAAAGACCAACTCTTTGGCGGGGAAGGGGTTGACACGCTCAATGGCGGGGCTGACGATGACCAGCTTGATGGCGAGAATGGCAATGACAACTTGATTGGTCAGGCTGGCGATGACACTCTCCTTGGCGGGGCTGGCAATGACCGACTCGAAGGAGGGGACGGGGATGACCAAATCTTTGGTGGGACTGGCAATGATACTGCTGACTATTCAAATACCACTGCTGATGTCACCGTTAACCTAGTGACTGGAACTGCCAGTGGAGGGGCTGGGAATGATGTCCTATTTAATATCGAACAAGTCTTTGGTTCTGGTTTCAACGATTCCCTAACTGGCGGGCGCGGTAATGACACCCTCTTTGGTAGAGGTGGCAATGACCTGCTTGATGCTGGAGTTGGCAATGACGTGCTTGATGGCGAGGAAGGCAACGATATTGTCCGTGGTGGGGCTGGCGATGACATCTTGCGTGGTGGGACTGGCAATAACCAACTCTTGGGTGGAGATGGTGTTGATACTGTTGATTATTTAAGTGCCACTGCCGGAGTCACGATTAACCTTGCCACTGGAACCGCTACAGGGCAGGGCAGGAATGATGTCCTGTTGGAGATTGAAAGAATCGTTGGTTCTAGGTTCAATGACACCATCTTTGGCGGAGCTGGCAATGACTTCTTCCTCAGTGGTGGGGACGGGAATGACTCTATCAATGGTGGGGCTGGTAATGACCGCCTCTTTGGCGATAACGGCAATGACACCCTCCTTGGCGGGACTAACGACGACTTTATCAATGGCGGGAACGGCAATGACTCCCTGCTTGGCGGTAGCGGCATTGACATCCTGCTTGGTGGGGCTGGCAATGACATTCTGCTTGGTGAGGATGGGAATGACTCTCTCATTAGTAGAGAAGGCAATGATACCCTGCTAGGCGGCAACGGCAATGACATTCTGCTTGGTGGAGACGGGGATGACCAACTTCAAGGTGGAGGCGGGGATGACCAACTCTTTGGTGGAACTGGTGTTGATACTGCTGATTATTTAAATGCCACTGCTGGAGTCACGGTTGACCTTAGCACTGGAACTGCCAGTGGGGGAGATGGGAATGATGTCCTATTCAATATCGAGCAAGTCTTTGGTTCTAGTTTTAACGACTCCCTGATTGGAGGAGGCAACAGTGATACTCTCTTTGGCAGAGGCGGCAATGACACCTTGCTTGGTGGGGATAGCCATGACTTTCTTGATGGTCAGGAAGGTAATGACCTCGTCTTGGGCGACGATGGGAATGACAGCCTGTTTGGTGGGGCTGGCAATGACCAAATCGAAGGGGGAGAAGGCGATGACACCCTCCGTGGCGGGGTCGGCAATGACACTCTCCTTGGAGGGCCTGGAAATGATGTCCTCATAGGCGTTGATACTAACGGTTCTGATTCTCCTGGATTAGGGGAGATTGATATCCTAACTGGAGGGCCTGGGGAAGATCAGTTCTTACTTGGAGATGCTACTAATGTCTTTTATGACGATAACAACGGTGGAAGTAGTGGTTTGGCAGACTACGCTACCATCAGTGGCTTCAACTCCAACGAAGATACAATCCAGCTCAAAGGAACACTGGGAGACTATCGCTTGCAGACTGTGGGAGCCGATACAAGCGTATTTTTGGACAAATCAGGGGGAGAGCTAGATGAACTCATTGGTGTTGTGCAAGCGTCGTCTTTGAGGCTTGATAGTGACGACTTCCTGTTCTACGAAAAAGAAGATGCTCGACAAGGAACAAACAACACACTAGCCACTGCTGAGCAGCTAGGTACTTTAACATCAGGTTCAGAAGTTAATACCTCTGCTCAACTGGCAACACTTCCAGGGAACAATCCTGATTTCGACTTTTTCACATTTTCTTTAGCTAACCCAGGAACTGTGGCTATCAGCACGTCGAATTATAACGGTCTCTTTCCAGTTCTCGGCCTATTTAATAGTGCCGGGAACTTACAGAATTCTAGTACTTCTCAATCAATCACCGCTTCACTAGGGGCAGGTACTTACTCCATTTCAGTAAGTGATTTTGATTATTTCCCACAAAATGGCGGGACTTTCAGTTCTGGCTCTTTTAATCCTGGTTCTTATACGCTAGAAGTCACTGTAGCCTAAAGACAAATGGTACTAAGAAAAGCGAAACAATTGCCAATTAAGAAGTTTGCAGCTGTTTACGTAATTCTTGTCGAGGTTTTGTCATCAAGGGATAAGCTTTGGGGCGGCGTTAATGAGTTGTAAAAATTGAGAGTAAGATCCCCGACTTCTTAGAGAAGTCGGGGATCTTTCTTATTGTTCACGACTGATTTAGGACTACTATATAGCAATACGGTTCAGTTAAGGGCTAATTGTACAAAATTGGGTTTTCGAGACGCGATAAATCGCCGTATCTACAAGAGACGCGATAAATCGCCGTATCTACAAGTGTTTTGGTCTTATCTGAACTGTATTGTATTAATTGTTTGTTTTATTCTTCAATCAACTCAAAATTAACCCGTTCATAAATATCACGCAAGGCAATTTGAAAATCGATAGAATCTAAGACTAAAATAGCGCTTATCTGTTTGTAAAACCATATTAATTAACCCATAGAATGGGGGAATGAGTCTGTTATCAATAGCGTAACGTACCCGAAAGATAGCGAAAATAAATATTTTTGTTATACAAATACAGTTGCAGACAATGTAACAATAGCGATCGCAAGCCAATACTTTTAGCCATACCCACCAGTGAACGCCCCTACCAACATCTCTGCACAAACTCAGAATCGCAAAGCCGATCACATTCGGATCTGTTTAGAAGAAGATGTTCAGTCTCACCAAATCACCAATGGACTGGAACGTTATCGCTTCACCCATTCTTGCTTACCCGAACTCAACCACAGCGATATTGATATTAGTACAACTTTCCTGGGGAAACACCTTGGCGCACCCTTGTTAATTTCTTCCATGACTGGCGGAACAGAACAAGCCGCAATCATTAATCAACGTTTGGCCCAAGTCGCCCAACACTACAAAATTGCAATGGGTGTCGGTTCCCAGCGCGTAGCAGTAGAAAAACCCCAAGTAGCTGATACTTTTGCTGTTCGCAAGTATGCGCCCGATGTTCTGCTATTTGCGAACTTGGGCGCTGTGCAACTTAACTATAAGTACGGTTTAGATGAATGTTTGCGTGTAGTTGACATTCTAGAGGCTGATGCCTTGATTTTACACATTAACCCTCTACAAGAGTGCATTCAACCCAAAGGTGATACTAATTTTAAGGGTTTGCTTGACAAGATTTCTAAATTATGCTTTAAATTGCCAGTACCAGTAATTGCCAAGGAAGTAGGTAACGGCATTTCAGCAGCGATCGCCAACCAACTCATCGCCGCCGGAGTAGCAGCAATTGATGTGGCTGGTGCGGGTGGTACTTCTTGGGCAAAAGTAGAAAGTGAACGGGCAGAAAATCCCTTGCAACGTCGCTTAGGGAAAACTTTTGCCGATTGGGGTTTACCGACGGCAGAGTGTATTACAACTATTAGAGCGATCGCTCCAAATGTACCTTTAATTGCTTCGGGAGGTT from Nostoc commune NIES-4072 includes:
- a CDS encoding serine/threonine-protein kinase, with product MQLYCSKQHTNNGSNRFCTHCGEPLPLAVGQMVDNRYQIIRHLGQGGFGRTYLAEDRNKAHQTCVLKEFAPQVEEKQDLQKAKELFEREANVLKTLQHPQIPRFHASLQVKIGTKDFFFLVQDYVDGDNYYQLLEQRKTQGKTFSEEEIITLLQQILPVLSYIHSRDVVHRDISPDNLIWRRSDNLPVLIDFGGVKQLPASQGFWRTKLVGNNTLLGKKGYAPEEQLRQGKAFFSSDFYSLAVTSLVLLTGKEPQKLYDSYQGIWAWGKEIRVSPQLEAVFKKMLAYKPSDRYQRAEQILKDLPSPAASKSASNSITTKIKTMVVAPGRQRASAVISRFQNKTQAIAKPISWPVWIRPFVMSLGGTAVIVLTGAGTLAVVNAVIRSVTSITIPSISLPQIPQLPNPIGKPVSDKGKNSNLQEIISRRQQLQITEGFFTPFVDDLFYTKKPELKGRSLTSKSEDAGLRDEWSGIADDLLDKLEQANLSTAARRKLGKYSQKDYVTWRRQARSGQFGNYTIDQLTKDANEKFDRLFPDQDRGKLNQQTFGQIWYAIAADQVSKVQSGN
- a CDS encoding phenylacetate--CoA ligase family protein, which produces MNQKSRQQQVIKAFEDFLSTPLETILQRHLNTQTSTALSLFHDVAANVPAYKAFLAEREINPATIQTLEEFQKLPAIAKQNYILRYPLAELCRNGQLQACDMIAASSGSTGKPTFWPRFFTDELQIATRFEQIFHDSFYTDTRRTLAVICFTLGTWVGGMFTSNCCRYLASKGYPITVITPGNNKEEILRVVQELGSAFEQVVLLGYPPFLKDVIDTGIASGVEWQQYQIKLVMAGEVFSEEWRSLVGERVGSQNPCYDFASLYGTADAGVLGNETPLSICIRRFLAENPDAARALFGESRLPTLVQYDPCSRFFEVQDGGLLFSGDNGIPLVRYDILDTGGIISYDAMLQFLAKWGFDPVAALENSPLPTPHSPRGIHQLPFVYVFGRSNFTVSYFGANIYPENVAVGLEQPRIQEWVTGKFVLQVKEDADKNRFLSVVVELGAGVEGSEDRREAIASSILSQLLRLNSEFANYVPAEYQTPQVTLAPMGDFEYFPIGVKHRYTRQ
- the cax gene encoding calcium/proton exchanger, translated to MPTALKNIQTKNLISIGLLVFVPIAIVAEKLEWDALIVFGLSAVAIIPLAVWLSQATEEIAVVLGPSIGGLLNAVFGNATELIIALVALKAGLVDIVKASITGAIISNLLLVMGLSMLLGGLRYKEQTFQPMAARVNGSTMTLAVTAIVLPAMVITTSNVVEQSAITNLSIFVAVILIVVYGFTLLFSLKTHSYLYDVGVVELEGVSKDEAATEQDKYSKPNLSLWVGVLLVATIGIAFVSEIFVGAVEEATKGLGLTPLFTGVILLPLVGGAAEYVTAVRVAIKNNMDLSVSVAMGSSLLVALLVAPLLVLVGQVIGQPMDLNFNLFEVVAVIIAVVIANLISLDGRSNWLEGMLLLATYAVLGAAFYFHPV
- a CDS encoding transposase codes for the protein MNNYAPQPKNNKPKYKGKYRIDSTRLPAWSYASNAGYFVTICTDGKKCFFGEVVQGEMQLSQIGEIAQKVWYEIPNHFSNCQIDSFCVMPNHIHGILIINQIREEGVMNQIQEEDAMNQIREEGVMNQIQEEDAMNRVSTRGDDQRGGVTGLFNPMLSKNSLSKIVRWYKGRCTFEINQIYEGFRWQGRFHDNIIRDEFALDKIRQYIINNPIN
- a CDS encoding calcium-binding protein, which encodes MADIIGDNRNNTLIGTFENDAILGLGGDDNLFGRGGNDDLLGGTGNDSLNGEDGNDLLNGDEGDNTLLGGFGDDVLLGGSGNDLLDGEQDDDQLLGRGGDDTLLGGFGNDAFLAGAGNDLLEGGDGNDQLAGEDGKDQLFGGEGVDTLNGGADDDQLDGENGNDNLIGQAGDDTLLGGAGNDRLEGGDGDDQIFGGTGNDTADYSNTTADVTVNLVTGTASGGAGNDVLFNIEQVFGSGFNDSLTGGRGNDTLFGRGGNDLLDAGVGNDVLDGEEGNDIVRGGAGDDILRGGTGNNQLLGGDGVDTVDYLSATAGVTINLATGTATGQGRNDVLLEIERIVGSRFNDTIFGGAGNDFFLSGGDGNDSINGGAGNDRLFGDNGNDTLLGGTNDDFINGGNGNDSLLGGSGIDILLGGAGNDILLGEDGNDSLISREGNDTLLGGNGNDILLGGDGDDQLQGGGGDDQLFGGTGVDTADYLNATAGVTVDLSTGTASGGDGNDVLFNIEQVFGSSFNDSLIGGGNSDTLFGRGGNDTLLGGDSHDFLDGQEGNDLVLGDDGNDSLFGGAGNDQIEGGEGDDTLRGGVGNDTLLGGPGNDVLIGVDTNGSDSPGLGEIDILTGGPGEDQFLLGDATNVFYDDNNGGSSGLADYATISGFNSNEDTIQLKGTLGDYRLQTVGADTSVFLDKSGGELDELIGVVQASSLRLDSDDFLFYEKEDARQGTNNTLATAEQLGTLTSGSEVNTSAQLATLPGNNPDFDFFTFSLANPGTVAISTSNYNGLFPVLGLFNSAGNLQNSSTSQSITASLGAGTYSISVSDFDYFPQNGGTFSSGSFNPGSYTLEVTVA
- the fni gene encoding type 2 isopentenyl-diphosphate Delta-isomerase; this encodes MNAPTNISAQTQNRKADHIRICLEEDVQSHQITNGLERYRFTHSCLPELNHSDIDISTTFLGKHLGAPLLISSMTGGTEQAAIINQRLAQVAQHYKIAMGVGSQRVAVEKPQVADTFAVRKYAPDVLLFANLGAVQLNYKYGLDECLRVVDILEADALILHINPLQECIQPKGDTNFKGLLDKISKLCFKLPVPVIAKEVGNGISAAIANQLIAAGVAAIDVAGAGGTSWAKVESERAENPLQRRLGKTFADWGLPTAECITTIRAIAPNVPLIASGGLRHGLDIAAAIALGADIAGLAMPFLQAAATSETAVAELAEVLIAEITTVLFCTGNATLYQLKHSDSLQRIE